A genome region from Candidatus Microthrix parvicella Bio17-1 includes the following:
- a CDS encoding class I SAM-dependent methyltransferase: MTDQMPTRLTTVRNVARNALRPRYGIEMVRKVSDRVKEAGNRTDREAVKRWCRAQEESADDLFGSLDPVLWAEAVGFAAEFTAAARSKLDRLGVDMGGGGDYRILYFLTRYLRPEVVLETGVAAGFTSSSVLTAMDRNGSGHLWSSDFPYFRHANPEADIGVLVDPGLKDRWTLLTQGDRANLPQILNECGPIQLLHYDSDKTASGRAFALDAVSSHLTDDCVVIFDDVDDDFHFRDWSAELSHGSHVFQFGGKHLGVACLGGPLSELPPAAPSASG; encoded by the coding sequence GTGACCGATCAGATGCCGACACGACTGACCACTGTGCGAAATGTCGCACGCAACGCGCTCCGACCTCGATATGGCATCGAGATGGTTCGCAAGGTCAGCGATCGTGTGAAAGAGGCAGGCAACCGCACCGATCGTGAGGCGGTTAAACGATGGTGCCGGGCACAAGAGGAGAGCGCCGATGATCTCTTTGGGTCGCTGGATCCAGTTCTGTGGGCGGAGGCCGTTGGGTTCGCAGCCGAGTTCACCGCTGCTGCACGTTCGAAACTGGATCGCCTGGGGGTCGACATGGGCGGCGGAGGTGACTACCGCATTCTCTACTTCCTGACCCGCTATCTGAGGCCGGAAGTCGTGCTCGAAACAGGAGTCGCCGCCGGGTTTACGTCGTCCTCCGTGCTCACGGCGATGGATCGCAACGGCTCGGGTCACCTATGGTCCAGCGACTTTCCTTACTTCCGGCATGCCAACCCGGAAGCTGACATCGGGGTCCTCGTGGACCCCGGCCTCAAGGACCGTTGGACCCTGCTCACGCAAGGCGACAGAGCAAACCTCCCGCAGATTCTCAACGAGTGCGGCCCGATCCAACTTCTGCACTACGACTCCGACAAGACGGCTTCTGGTCGCGCCTTCGCGCTCGATGCTGTATCGAGCCACCTGACCGACGATTGCGTGGTCATCTTCGATGACGTCGACGACGACTTCCACTTTCGCGACTGGTCCGCCGAGCTCTCGCATGGGAGCCACGTATTCCAATTTGGCGGCAAGCACCTTGGCGTGGCCTGCTTGGGCGGTCCGCTCAGCGAGCTGCCACCCGCAGCGCCCTCCGCTTCTGGATGA
- a CDS encoding GNAT family N-acetyltransferase encodes MNTPKDAPIDLRLRRATADDRPAIIELCRQSLGWKAGDPNEAFFEWKHDHNPFGPSPTWVAEDDNGTLVGLRTFLRWRFRRPDGTTINAVRAVDTATHPDWQGRGIFSRLTLGALDDLRDDGVDCVFNTPNDKSRPGYLKMGWHEVGKVPVSVRLTGLRSIPKLAGARTAAAMWSDESSVGLPADEVLADRDGVEALLTRIGNGSRISTDRTPEFLHWRYRFAALRYRAVSLGRGVEDGLVVFRVRRRGTATEATICEVLVPKGTSTRTAWKALKGSGVDYLLKGSATQGRLHLADARQGFVPVPALGPILTWRPVAHPMVPTLDQLALGLGDIELF; translated from the coding sequence GTGAACACCCCTAAGGACGCGCCCATCGACCTGCGACTTCGCCGTGCTACAGCCGACGACCGCCCGGCGATCATCGAGCTCTGTCGGCAGTCGCTCGGTTGGAAGGCCGGCGACCCCAACGAAGCGTTCTTCGAGTGGAAGCATGACCACAATCCGTTTGGGCCGTCGCCCACCTGGGTTGCCGAGGATGACAACGGCACGCTGGTTGGGCTGCGCACCTTCCTGCGTTGGCGTTTCCGTCGGCCTGACGGCACCACGATCAACGCCGTGCGTGCCGTCGACACCGCCACTCACCCCGACTGGCAGGGCCGTGGCATCTTCAGCCGGCTGACGCTGGGGGCACTCGACGACCTCCGAGACGACGGCGTGGACTGTGTGTTCAACACGCCCAACGACAAGAGCCGCCCCGGCTACCTCAAGATGGGCTGGCACGAGGTCGGCAAGGTCCCGGTGTCGGTCCGCCTGACCGGGTTGCGGTCGATCCCGAAGCTGGCCGGTGCGCGCACCGCCGCTGCGATGTGGTCGGACGAGTCCTCGGTGGGCCTTCCGGCCGACGAAGTGCTCGCAGATCGCGACGGGGTCGAAGCCCTGCTCACCCGGATTGGTAACGGGTCTCGCATCAGCACCGACCGAACCCCCGAGTTTCTGCACTGGCGCTACCGCTTTGCCGCGCTCCGTTATCGGGCTGTCAGCCTTGGGCGAGGTGTCGAGGACGGCCTGGTGGTGTTCCGGGTTCGACGGCGGGGGACGGCGACCGAAGCCACCATCTGCGAGGTGCTCGTCCCCAAGGGAACGTCCACGAGAACAGCGTGGAAGGCGCTCAAAGGCTCGGGGGTCGACTACCTACTCAAGGGCTCGGCCACTCAAGGGCGGTTGCATCTCGCCGATGCCCGCCAGGGGTTTGTGCCGGTCCCGGCGTTGGGCCCGATCCTCACCTGGCGTCCGGTCGCTCACCCGATGGTGCCGACGTTGGATCAGCTCGCCCTGGGTCTCGGCGACATCGAACTCTTTTAA
- a CDS encoding FkbM family methyltransferase, producing the protein MAQPYPYLAEYREKEEIARDAYFHRYVPKAGDTVMHIGAGAGWEVNLLSRSVGPTGHVLVIEAQPRTFEWLAKRVEASKLSNVTPICVAVADHEGVVSISDMDRHQLNRVFEGVGGGGVEVECKSIPQILDDHDVDHLDLLTINIEGGERAAIRGLGSTDHSIRRIAVSCHDFLADRGGDEGTRTREDVWAMLLDLGFDVQRRDQSDPRDWARDYLYAERA; encoded by the coding sequence GTGGCTCAGCCGTACCCGTACCTAGCGGAATACCGTGAGAAGGAAGAGATCGCTCGGGACGCGTATTTCCATCGCTACGTGCCCAAGGCTGGCGACACGGTGATGCACATCGGCGCTGGAGCTGGTTGGGAAGTCAATCTGCTCTCGCGAAGCGTCGGCCCCACCGGTCATGTGCTCGTGATCGAGGCCCAGCCCCGGACGTTCGAATGGCTGGCCAAGCGAGTTGAGGCAAGCAAACTGTCGAACGTGACCCCTATTTGCGTCGCAGTGGCTGACCACGAGGGGGTGGTGTCGATATCGGACATGGACCGGCACCAATTGAACCGTGTGTTCGAAGGCGTCGGAGGCGGTGGCGTCGAGGTCGAATGCAAGTCCATCCCGCAGATCCTCGACGACCACGATGTCGATCACTTGGACCTGCTGACCATCAACATCGAGGGCGGCGAGCGCGCTGCGATTCGTGGACTTGGTAGCACGGACCATTCGATCCGGCGGATAGCGGTCAGTTGCCACGATTTCCTTGCCGATCGTGGCGGGGACGAGGGGACTAGAACGCGCGAGGACGTTTGGGCAATGCTGCTCGATCTTGGCTTCGATGTGCAACGGCGTGATCAGAGCGATCCTCGCGATTGGGCTCGGGACTACCTGTATGCCGAGAGGGCATAG
- the asnB gene encoding asparagine synthase (glutamine-hydrolyzing) gives MCGIVGVLDPRRRRPSEDTERLLESMAEPMRSRGPDGSGSWVDEQAGIGFGHRRLSILDLSEHGAQPMVSADGRWTITYNGEIYNHRELAAYLKSAGVKLKGHSDTEVLIEAIARWGLDSTLDRIDGMYAFGLWDREERTLTLVRDRMGEKPIYYGTIGNGEVLFGSTLDVLAAHPGFDRPVDRNALALYFRHKYVPAPWTIREGIFKLEPGCTVEIAPDGAVGEPEQYWSYYDVVERGATFAGTAEEAVDELDRLLRRSVERRMVADVPVGAFLSGGIDSTAVVAVAQQVATSPVKTFTIGSTARDYDESSDARSVAAQLGTDHTELIVTDADALRVVEQLGTIHDEPFADSSQVPTRLVAELARKDVTVALSGDGGDELFVGYNRYAWVPGIWKQLERTPMALRRRGAAALAAVPPNRWDQAAQLIPASRRPRMFGMKVGKVAGVADASSAYEVYNRLVSHWHRPTELVPGSTEPPTLHTDSERWPNVPGIVEHMSAVDAVTYLPDDILCKVDRATMSVSLEGRIPFLDRDIVEFAASLPAEFKVRNGTAKWPLRQVIDRYVPTADMDRPKSGFGVPIEEWLRGPLKEWSEDHLFGSVSSQHLAEAPISRAWNDHQSGNRNNAYELWDVIMFSVWAEQGRAA, from the coding sequence ATGTGCGGGATCGTCGGCGTCCTCGATCCCCGTCGGCGCCGCCCGTCGGAAGATACCGAGCGGCTGCTCGAGTCGATGGCCGAGCCGATGCGTTCTCGCGGTCCTGACGGCTCCGGTTCGTGGGTCGACGAGCAGGCCGGCATTGGCTTCGGCCATCGACGGCTGTCGATCCTCGATCTCAGCGAGCACGGGGCGCAGCCGATGGTCTCCGCCGACGGCAGGTGGACGATCACCTACAACGGCGAGATCTACAACCACCGGGAACTTGCTGCCTACCTGAAGTCGGCCGGGGTGAAGCTCAAGGGGCACTCCGACACCGAGGTGCTCATCGAGGCGATCGCGCGGTGGGGGCTGGACTCAACGCTGGACCGAATCGACGGGATGTACGCGTTTGGGCTGTGGGACCGTGAGGAGCGCACGCTCACCCTGGTACGGGACCGGATGGGGGAGAAGCCCATCTACTACGGCACCATCGGCAACGGAGAGGTGCTGTTCGGCTCCACCCTGGACGTGCTGGCGGCCCATCCAGGCTTCGACCGGCCGGTCGATCGCAACGCCCTGGCGCTGTACTTCCGGCACAAGTACGTGCCGGCGCCGTGGACGATCCGCGAGGGCATCTTCAAGCTGGAACCCGGCTGCACTGTTGAGATCGCACCCGACGGCGCGGTGGGGGAGCCCGAGCAGTACTGGTCCTACTACGACGTTGTCGAGCGTGGTGCAACCTTCGCCGGTACGGCCGAGGAGGCCGTCGACGAGCTGGACCGTCTGCTGCGTCGATCGGTAGAACGGCGCATGGTGGCCGACGTGCCAGTAGGTGCATTCCTGTCCGGAGGGATCGATAGCACCGCGGTCGTCGCCGTCGCCCAGCAGGTCGCTACAAGCCCGGTGAAAACCTTCACCATCGGCTCGACGGCTCGGGACTACGACGAGTCCTCGGACGCTCGCTCGGTAGCGGCGCAACTGGGGACCGACCACACCGAACTGATCGTCACCGACGCCGACGCTCTCCGAGTGGTCGAACAGCTCGGCACCATCCACGACGAGCCTTTTGCCGACTCGTCCCAGGTGCCGACCCGGCTGGTCGCCGAGCTGGCCCGCAAGGACGTCACGGTCGCGTTGTCCGGCGACGGGGGAGACGAGCTGTTCGTCGGCTACAACCGGTATGCGTGGGTGCCCGGCATCTGGAAGCAGCTTGAGCGAACTCCGATGGCGCTGCGGCGCCGCGGTGCCGCAGCACTGGCTGCCGTGCCGCCGAACAGATGGGACCAGGCCGCACAGCTCATTCCGGCCTCCCGGCGTCCCCGAATGTTCGGGATGAAGGTCGGCAAGGTCGCAGGCGTGGCCGATGCGTCCTCGGCCTACGAGGTGTACAACCGGTTGGTCAGCCACTGGCATCGGCCGACGGAGCTCGTGCCGGGAAGCACTGAACCTCCAACTCTGCACACCGACAGCGAACGCTGGCCCAACGTACCGGGCATCGTCGAGCACATGTCCGCCGTCGACGCCGTCACTTATCTGCCCGACGACATCCTCTGCAAAGTCGACCGGGCCACCATGTCGGTGTCGCTGGAGGGCCGGATCCCTTTCCTCGACCGAGACATCGTCGAGTTTGCAGCTTCGCTGCCAGCGGAGTTCAAAGTGCGGAACGGCACCGCCAAATGGCCGCTCCGGCAAGTGATCGATCGGTACGTTCCGACGGCGGACATGGATCGACCAAAGTCCGGCTTCGGGGTTCCGATCGAGGAGTGGCTGCGAGGCCCTCTCAAAGAGTGGTCGGAAGACCATCTCTTCGGAAGTGTCTCCTCCCAGCATCTCGCTGAAGCTCCAATCAGCCGGGCATGGAACGACCACCAATCGGGTAATCGCAACAACGCATATGAACTCTGGGACGTCATCATGTTCTCCGTGTGGGCAGAGCAGGGAAGGGCCGCCTGA
- a CDS encoding glycosyltransferase, whose amino-acid sequence MLVVMVMESRYPFGKDWAVAARAGGADVVEVEVVPHAVGPRIAAGVAGSDDHFQIERVQIRPDRVFRPLSDWILGRRIARVIEEVRKRRRVDIIHTHFYREMGPILHMRGRPAHVHTEHSAAFAALDLGSAAHYRLSKAGLKVAIKGAAGAQGVIAVCRYLADQMMRHGVPGPIQVIPCPIDPEMTGHLVRPPSSPPRLVTVGRLSPEKRVDLVLGALALARGIEPKLELDIVGGGPLEHELRAHADRLGLGSAVRFHGPLSRERVAEVAAPAAAFVTGTLSEMFGTAVAEALCLGVPAVAPAVGGLAELIDSSNGRLVPEADAPSLAEAVLEVVATTYDRDAIAQAARGHWSFDRVGSELAALYSSVIDVTGQEFRGGA is encoded by the coding sequence GTGCTTGTCGTGATGGTGATGGAGTCCAGGTATCCCTTTGGCAAGGATTGGGCCGTCGCCGCACGGGCTGGAGGTGCTGACGTCGTCGAGGTCGAGGTGGTTCCGCACGCGGTTGGACCAAGGATCGCGGCCGGCGTTGCCGGATCTGATGACCACTTCCAAATCGAGCGGGTTCAAATCCGCCCCGATCGTGTGTTCCGGCCGCTGTCTGACTGGATCCTTGGTCGACGCATCGCCCGGGTCATCGAGGAAGTGCGCAAGCGTCGCCGAGTCGACATTATTCACACGCATTTCTACCGTGAGATGGGGCCAATTCTGCACATGAGAGGCCGCCCGGCGCATGTGCACACAGAGCACAGCGCTGCATTCGCAGCGCTTGACCTCGGCAGCGCCGCCCACTATCGCCTGTCGAAGGCAGGCCTCAAGGTCGCTATCAAGGGCGCAGCGGGGGCGCAGGGCGTCATCGCGGTGTGCCGGTACTTGGCGGATCAGATGATGAGGCACGGGGTCCCTGGCCCCATCCAGGTCATTCCCTGTCCGATCGATCCCGAGATGACCGGCCATCTCGTGCGTCCACCCTCTTCCCCACCAAGGCTCGTCACGGTAGGTCGGCTGTCCCCAGAGAAGCGCGTCGACCTCGTGCTCGGTGCACTGGCGTTGGCAAGGGGAATCGAACCCAAACTCGAACTGGACATCGTTGGTGGAGGGCCCCTTGAGCATGAGCTGCGGGCCCACGCCGACCGGCTGGGACTTGGGTCGGCTGTTCGGTTTCACGGCCCACTCAGCCGTGAACGAGTGGCTGAGGTCGCGGCACCAGCAGCCGCTTTCGTGACGGGGACGCTGTCAGAAATGTTCGGGACCGCGGTTGCGGAAGCGCTCTGCCTCGGGGTTCCTGCCGTTGCGCCAGCAGTGGGCGGTCTTGCAGAACTCATCGACTCAAGCAACGGCCGTCTTGTACCTGAGGCCGACGCGCCCAGTCTGGCGGAAGCGGTCCTTGAAGTCGTGGCCACCACGTACGATCGCGACGCAATTGCTCAGGCCGCTCGTGGCCACTGGTCGTTTGACCGCGTCGGCTCCGAACTCGCGGCGCTCTACTCCAGCGTGATTGACGTCACCGGTCAGGAGTTTCGAGGTGGCGCCTAA
- a CDS encoding polysaccharide deacetylase family protein, translating into MTTFQSILGTQPITRFTVRLTRRKLRVLAYHGVSDQDHFGRQLAYLTERYALVSGAEVVTAVRGGAELPDRALWITFDDGQRSVVEHGLPVLERLGAVATMFVCPGLIAESQPFWWSVVAAAVGRRSVSFQGRAWVDESLVRHLKTVPDAARREFVATLPTPAPDPLDQPLDEPGLRRWIDAGMELGNHTWDHPMLDQCSPESQRTQIERAHRYLEQTLGAAPTMFAYPNGNIASATRQVLKELGYELAVEFDHRLADIKGDPFSISRLRLDSDASIERTAAIASGAHSAVFALKNRLMRRSA; encoded by the coding sequence ATGACAACGTTCCAGAGCATCCTCGGAACTCAGCCGATTACTCGTTTCACCGTGAGGTTGACCCGACGGAAGCTGCGAGTGCTCGCCTATCACGGTGTATCCGATCAGGATCATTTCGGGCGTCAGCTGGCCTACCTCACGGAGAGATATGCGCTCGTCAGTGGTGCTGAGGTCGTCACGGCGGTGCGAGGGGGAGCGGAACTCCCAGACCGGGCATTGTGGATCACCTTCGATGACGGACAACGAAGTGTGGTCGAGCACGGCCTCCCAGTGCTGGAGCGGCTCGGAGCGGTGGCGACGATGTTTGTATGCCCGGGGCTCATCGCCGAGTCGCAGCCGTTCTGGTGGTCGGTGGTTGCAGCGGCAGTAGGAAGAAGGTCAGTGAGCTTTCAAGGACGAGCGTGGGTAGATGAGTCACTCGTCCGGCACCTCAAGACGGTCCCTGACGCCGCCCGGCGGGAGTTCGTCGCAACGCTGCCAACGCCGGCACCGGATCCGCTCGACCAGCCCCTCGATGAACCCGGTCTCCGCCGTTGGATCGACGCCGGTATGGAGCTGGGCAATCACACCTGGGACCACCCGATGCTCGACCAGTGCAGCCCCGAATCGCAGCGTACCCAGATCGAGCGTGCCCACCGCTACCTGGAACAGACCCTGGGTGCAGCGCCGACGATGTTCGCTTACCCCAACGGCAACATCGCATCGGCCACCCGCCAGGTACTGAAGGAGCTTGGCTACGAGCTCGCCGTCGAGTTCGACCATCGGTTGGCGGACATCAAGGGCGACCCGTTCAGCATCTCCCGGCTCCGGCTCGACAGCGACGCATCAATCGAGCGCACGGCCGCCATCGCCAGCGGCGCTCACTCGGCCGTCTTTGCTCTCAAGAACCGGTTGATGAGGCGATCGGCCTGA
- a CDS encoding glycosyltransferase has product MRILQVATSSLRRGAEVFAAQLGSELGRRGHEVTTISLEHRNGEHGLAFEELAVPGRGPRAVLELARRARACDVLIAHGGSTLLPVAIAAKLARRPFVYRNIGDPSFWGRSRGAALRIGAPLRSAAQVVALYPDAADYMREHYRLPDERLVVAPNAVDVDRFAAATSAQRRSVRAELSLPPTQIVLGYLGNLSEEKRPGWALATVEALEDATLLMAGDGPLRAELDQRARSLGTRESTPACRLLGPVSDPQRFLAAIDVLLLPSATEGIPGVLVEAALVGVPTVATDVGGVRDALTTMSAGVCVPVDDFDGFVAAVRGVAADPGGYRPDRDAALEHHAIEAVADRWEQVVLQVGG; this is encoded by the coding sequence ATGCGCATCTTGCAGGTCGCCACCAGCAGCCTTCGACGGGGCGCCGAGGTGTTCGCCGCCCAGCTTGGCTCCGAGCTGGGTCGACGCGGCCATGAGGTGACGACGATCTCGTTGGAACACCGAAACGGCGAGCATGGCCTGGCATTCGAAGAGCTAGCGGTGCCTGGGCGAGGGCCCCGGGCAGTGCTCGAGTTGGCCCGCAGGGCACGGGCGTGCGATGTGCTGATCGCTCACGGCGGCTCGACGCTGTTGCCGGTGGCCATCGCTGCCAAGCTGGCACGACGCCCGTTCGTGTACCGAAACATCGGCGACCCCTCATTTTGGGGACGGTCCCGCGGGGCCGCGCTGCGAATCGGCGCGCCGCTGCGGTCCGCCGCGCAGGTGGTGGCGCTCTACCCTGACGCCGCCGACTACATGCGGGAGCACTACCGACTGCCAGACGAGCGGCTGGTCGTTGCGCCCAACGCCGTCGATGTCGACCGCTTTGCCGCCGCCACTTCGGCGCAGCGCCGATCGGTGCGTGCCGAGCTCAGCCTGCCGCCAACCCAGATCGTGCTCGGCTACCTCGGCAACCTGTCCGAGGAGAAGCGTCCGGGGTGGGCGCTGGCCACGGTTGAGGCGCTCGAGGACGCCACGCTGCTGATGGCCGGGGATGGTCCGCTCCGGGCCGAGCTGGACCAACGGGCCCGATCGCTCGGCACACGAGAGAGCACGCCGGCGTGTCGACTGCTGGGGCCGGTTTCGGATCCGCAGCGTTTTCTGGCTGCGATCGACGTGCTGCTGCTGCCCAGCGCCACCGAGGGCATCCCCGGGGTGCTGGTCGAGGCCGCACTCGTCGGCGTTCCGACCGTTGCAACCGATGTTGGCGGTGTGCGTGATGCGCTCACGACGATGAGTGCCGGCGTCTGTGTTCCAGTCGACGACTTCGACGGCTTTGTTGCGGCCGTTCGAGGCGTGGCCGCCGATCCGGGCGGGTACCGGCCCGATCGGGACGCCGCGCTCGAGCACCACGCCATCGAGGCAGTGGCCGATCGGTGGGAGCAGGTGGTGTTGCAGGTCGGCGGGTAA